TCAACAATTTAGTGGTGTGCAGTTTGCCCCTGATTTGGCAGAAAAATTCATCAGGGCTTTGCAAAACCAGAGACTGGAAACGCGTGATGCCGTAGATGAAATATTCACAACGTCCAAACAAAAACGTACTGAGACCTGCGTCCCAGTGGAACAAAGAAGGCTGAAAAGCTTCAAGCTGTGCCCGGTTCTGCAGCATCAAAATAACCCTGTCTCCTTGAGTGTGCGCCGTGTCACGTCTTTCTCACGGCAAGGAGATACTGCCTAGATACGTGCTTTGTGCTTTCGGTGTAAAAAGAGCCGATCCTCGGGGATCGGCTCTTTTTTAGTCAAGATCGAAAAAGTTTCGGTGGGATACCCGTTATGATGATTAAACCACCACGCCGCGAATTTTATCACTCAAATTCTTCTGCAGGGTCTGTTCGACAAAGGTCAGGGTGCCGGCGACGCTACCAGCGCAGCCTTTGCATGACCCCTGATAGCGGACGTGGACGTTGACGATGCCGTTCTCGCCGGGCTGGACATCTTCGAGTTCGATGCCACCGCCATCGTGCGCCAAAGCCGGACGGATATGTTCGTCGAGCACCGCTTCGATCGCCTTGATCTGTTTGACGACTGACAGCTTGTCGAAATCAGCGGACATCGTTTTGTCGGGGTTGCGTTCGTGATCCATTTCGGCGCGAACCCGGGCGAGAATGTCGACCAGGTAGTGGTCGCGCTTTTCATGGCCGCCGGGCTGGATGCAGGATTTGCAGAAAGCACCGGCCTTGGTGTAGTCGGAAATATCCTCAACCGTCTTCAGATCGTTGATGCGGATGGCGTCTTCAACCGTCTGTAGCGAAACCCGCGCACACTCACAGACAATGTCGGGCTCGGCCAGAGTCGAAATATCGACGTTGCGGTAGATTGAGGTCGCGCGCTTGATCACCTCGTAGGCCATGACGCTGCAGTGCATCTTTTGGGGTGGCACGGCGGCGACATCGACTTCATCCCGCAGGGCGTGTTCAACGTCAAGGTTGGTCATTTTAGCCGCCTCGTCGACGGTTTTGCCGACGCACATTTCGGCCATCATGTCGGTGGCAGCGATCGCGGTGCCACAGCCGAATGATTTGAAGGTCGCCTTTTTGATGACATGGGTCTTGGGGTCAACGATCCAGAAGAGGCGCACCGTATCACCACAGGATTCGGCACCTTCGTTGGCGATGACCAGCTTGCCGCCCATCTCCTTGGCGTTAGCTTCCGTCAGCTCCCCGAAGTTTAGCGGGTTGTTCATGCGGTCGGCTACTTTTTTGGAATACTGTTCCCAGAGTTCGCCGCCGATCAGATCTGCTTTTGCCATGGTTCTTCTCCTCTTATGCGTTCAATTCGAATCGTTTACAGTTAGTAGGATGTTGAGAAACTGCGCAGTCGCGTGACCGCTTTATTAATGGTGTAGATCGTAAAATCGATCTCCTGTTCGGTGGTGAAGCGCGACAGGCTTAGGCGCACGCCGGTATGCGCCAGTTCACGGTCGGCACCGATGGCGGTCAGAATCGGACTGGCTTCCAGTGATTCCGATGCGCAGGCGCTGCCAGTCGAGGCGGCGATGCCGGTCTGATTCAGGTCCCAGATCAGTGCCTCACCCTCGACGCCGCGGATGCTGACATAGACCGTATTCGGGGTTCGCAGCTCACGCTTGCCGACGATCAGGATGTCATCGATTTTCAGCAGGGCATCTTCCAGTTTATCGCGCAGGCGCCGTACTTCGGTGTTCTCATAAGCAAGATGCGTATTGGCGAGTTCCATCGCTTTTCCCATGGCGACCATGCCGGCCACGTCGACGGTGCCGGCGCGTCGGCCGCCCATCTGTTCGCCACCGTGCAAAAGTGGAGGCAGGCTGGCGCCGTTGCGGATATAGAGGCCGCCTATCCCTTTGGGGCCGTGAAACTTGTGGGCGCTGAAAGTCAGATAGTCGACATGAACATCCTTGAGATCAACCTTGAGCTTGCCGATCGCTTGAACCGCGTCGGTGTGCAGGTAGACGCCGCGCTCCTTGCAGACTTCTGAAATTTCCTTGATCGGCAGGATCAAACCGGTCTCATTGTTGGCCCACATGACTGACACCAGGGCGGTATGGTCGGTGAGCGCTTCCTTGACCATCCTGGCCGTGATCATGCCATCGTGGTCAGGGGCCAGATAGGTGACCTTGACCCCGTGTTGCTCGAGGAAGCGACATGATTCACGGATGCAGGGGTGTTCGAGCTGAGTAGTGACGATATGTTTCTTGCGCGTATCCTTGAGCAGGTTGAAGTAGAAACCGAGGATGACGGTGTTGTTCCCCTCGGTCGCGCAGGAATTGATGATGATATCGTCCTCATCGCGGGCGCCGATTCCGGCGTAGAGCTGCTCCATCGCCTGATGCATGTAGGGCCGCACCTCGATACCATAGGAGTGCAGCGAATTGGGGTTGCCGTACATGTGGCAGTAGAAGGGGTCCATCGCATCGCGCACCGCCGGATCGACGATTGTCGTCGCATTGTTATCGAGATAAATTCGTTCCATGATCCTGTCCCTGAGATATAGCGTAAAAATGATGCGTCGACAGCTGCCGGGCGCATCGCTTTAGTTGCTGAGAAAAAACCTATGTTTTTGTTGAGCGAAATCAGCTGAATCGCGATTGGTTGTTTCTAGATTAAACCGGAAAATGCGGCAGGTCAATAAATCCGACAAAAATAGTCTGATATTTTTTTATGCCGGGAGGGTTATGCCGGGCGGTGGGCTGGATGACCGGTGCTCAGACGCGCTCAGCAAGATAAGCCCGGATCGCCTGATGCAAGGCATCTGCCGCCAGGTTGGAGCAGTCCATTTTATCGGCGGGCAGGCCGTCTAGGGCAGTCGCAACATCGTCTTTACTGATCAGCAGCGCTTCGTCGAGGGTTTTGCCGATCGCCATTTCGGTCAGGATCGACGAGGTCGCAATCGCCGCTGCGCAGCCGAAGGTCTTGAAGCGGATCCGGGTGATGGTTTTGTTCTCAATCTTCAAAAAAAGACGCAGCATGTCGCCATCGGCCGGGTTGCCGATCTCGCCGATGGCATCAGCCTGCGGCAGATCGCCGACGTTTCGCGGATGAAGAAAATGATCCATGACCTTATCGCTGTACATTCGCAGGCACCTTGGTTTCAGAGGTTGACAAGACCGTTGAGATGATGAAATCAACGATGGTCGCCGGGTCGTTCAGGTCGAGCAGCGGGACCTCAAGTTCAAGCGGTTGATCGCTGGCTACCGCCATCAGGCTGGGATCCGTCTGTTCCCCAATACAGATATACGCTTCACTGTGTGCGGGTCGGTGAACCTCGATTTTGGGTAAGCCGCTGAGCTTGAACCCTTCGATCAGGACCAGATCGACATCGCTGAAGTAGCTGGTGAGCAGCTCATCCAGCTCGGGGGTTTGATCCTGTTGCTTGACCAGCGCCAGTTTCGCCTGTGAGCTGATCAGCATGGTATCAGCTCCGGCAGCAGTTAGACGGTAGCTGTCTTTGCCCGGATGGTCAATCTCGAAACGATGGGCATCATGCTTTACGACCCCGACGCGGAAGCCGCGTGCTTTGAAGATGGCGATCACCTTTTCGAGCAGGGTGGTCTTGCCGGTGCCCGATCTGGCGATGAACGAGATGGCCGGAACCGGCAGCTTTCGCGGGTGCGAAGAGGCCGGAGTTCCGGGCAGCGGCTTTGTCTGATGACGCGAGGGGCTGGTTTCACGCAGGCTGAAATAATCCTGTGGCGTGTTGATGTTGTGGAATGAGCGCCCTTCGGTATCGAATTTTTTGCAGGCTTCGGCGCAGAGTTCGGTGACGCGAAGCGCCGGGAAAAAATCGGTGATCCGTCGACCATTATTTTGCAGCAGGGTTTCGATAGCGGTGAGGCAGCTCTTGCGGTAACAGCTGTGCAATGGCTCCAGGCCGGAATCGGTGCGCGGGATATGGACGTCGGCCTGACCAATCTCAGCGCACAGATGACGGATCAGTTCGGGCTGCAAAAACGGCATATCGCAGGCGACGACAAAAATCTGCGGTTGGCTGGCGTGCTGAAGCCCGGAGTGAATGCCGGCCAGGGCGCCCTGGCCGCGGTAGAGGTCCGGCACCTTGCGACAGGGGATGTCGGCGTAGAGCTCCGGTGAGTTGGTGACGATCAGGACCTCTTCGAAGAGGCTCGCCATCAGTTGATAGCTGCGCTCGATAAAACGTTCCCCCGCCAGTGCGAGTAAGGATTTATCGCTCCCCATGCGCCGGCTTTCGCCGCCCGCCAGAATGACGCCGCTGGTGTGGGGTATAAGCCACGCGGCATTCGGCAGGGCCAGCTGCGCCGGATGGGTGTAGACCTCGAAGGTTTCGCCACGCAGATAGCCGATCAGGGTGATCCCCGCCTGGCGTGCCAGACGAACCGCCGCTTCGGTCGGGGAGGTGCGCGAGGCGATCAGGCCGATGCCGAGGCGCGCGGACTTGGCGACCATTTCCGTCGAGATGCGTCCGGAACTGACCAGCATGCAGCCGTGCAGATCGAGTCCCCTGAACAGC
Above is a genomic segment from Geopsychrobacter electrodiphilus DSM 16401 containing:
- a CDS encoding iron-sulfur cluster assembly scaffold protein, with protein sequence MYSDKVMDHFLHPRNVGDLPQADAIGEIGNPADGDMLRLFLKIENKTITRIRFKTFGCAAAIATSSILTEMAIGKTLDEALLISKDDVATALDGLPADKMDCSNLAADALHQAIRAYLAERV
- a CDS encoding iron-sulfur cluster assembly scaffold protein NifU → MAKADLIGGELWEQYSKKVADRMNNPLNFGELTEANAKEMGGKLVIANEGAESCGDTVRLFWIVDPKTHVIKKATFKSFGCGTAIAATDMMAEMCVGKTVDEAAKMTNLDVEHALRDEVDVAAVPPQKMHCSVMAYEVIKRATSIYRNVDISTLAEPDIVCECARVSLQTVEDAIRINDLKTVEDISDYTKAGAFCKSCIQPGGHEKRDHYLVDILARVRAEMDHERNPDKTMSADFDKLSVVKQIKAIEAVLDEHIRPALAHDGGGIELEDVQPGENGIVNVHVRYQGSCKGCAGSVAGTLTFVEQTLQKNLSDKIRGVVV
- the mobB gene encoding molybdopterin-guanine dinucleotide biosynthesis protein B — encoded protein: MSAQFPLPIHRYQGGELQPTVRPLVAEYPLHLTVNERPLATLIASPHQLNFLVIGFLKLQGMIDTLEDIRCLGVCTEQGAARVEIRGETPQGLRPTLTSGCGTGISFDLELRGAARQPQPEAYPAEAVLALMRQLARRAELYGRHGGLHSAAVGNASGLLLHAEDLGRHNTLDRIAGEALFRGLDLHGCMLVSSGRISTEMVAKSARLGIGLIASRTSPTEAAVRLARQAGITLIGYLRGETFEVYTHPAQLALPNAAWLIPHTSGVILAGGESRRMGSDKSLLALAGERFIERSYQLMASLFEEVLIVTNSPELYADIPCRKVPDLYRGQGALAGIHSGLQHASQPQIFVVACDMPFLQPELIRHLCAEIGQADVHIPRTDSGLEPLHSCYRKSCLTAIETLLQNNGRRITDFFPALRVTELCAEACKKFDTEGRSFHNINTPQDYFSLRETSPSRHQTKPLPGTPASSHPRKLPVPAISFIARSGTGKTTLLEKVIAIFKARGFRVGVVKHDAHRFEIDHPGKDSYRLTAAGADTMLISSQAKLALVKQQDQTPELDELLTSYFSDVDLVLIEGFKLSGLPKIEVHRPAHSEAYICIGEQTDPSLMAVASDQPLELEVPLLDLNDPATIVDFIISTVLSTSETKVPANVQR
- a CDS encoding NifS family cysteine desulfurase, with product MERIYLDNNATTIVDPAVRDAMDPFYCHMYGNPNSLHSYGIEVRPYMHQAMEQLYAGIGARDEDDIIINSCATEGNNTVILGFYFNLLKDTRKKHIVTTQLEHPCIRESCRFLEQHGVKVTYLAPDHDGMITARMVKEALTDHTALVSVMWANNETGLILPIKEISEVCKERGVYLHTDAVQAIGKLKVDLKDVHVDYLTFSAHKFHGPKGIGGLYIRNGASLPPLLHGGEQMGGRRAGTVDVAGMVAMGKAMELANTHLAYENTEVRRLRDKLEDALLKIDDILIVGKRELRTPNTVYVSIRGVEGEALIWDLNQTGIAASTGSACASESLEASPILTAIGADRELAHTGVRLSLSRFTTEQEIDFTIYTINKAVTRLRSFSTSY